One window of the Eucalyptus grandis isolate ANBG69807.140 chromosome 8, ASM1654582v1, whole genome shotgun sequence genome contains the following:
- the LOC104417744 gene encoding uncharacterized protein LOC104417744: MSDWGPVFVAVVLFVLLTPGLLFQLPGRHQFVEFGNFQTSGASIMVHSLLYFCLVCVFVLALKVHVYHRDACARRERPREMADWGPVVIAVVLFILLSPGLLFQLPGKMKAVEFGNMQTTGASILVHTIIFFCLITIFLIAVGVHIYTG, from the exons ATGTCGGATTGGGGCCCCGTCTTCGTGGCCGTGGTGCTGTTCGTGCTGCTGACGCCGGGCCTGCTGTTTCAGCTGCCGGGCCGCCACCAGTTCGTGGAGTTCGGGAATTTCCAGACGAGCGGCGCCTCGATCATGGTCCACTCGCTCCTCTACTTCTGCCTCGTGTGCGTCTTTGTTCTGGCCCTCAAGGTTCACGTGTAT CACAGAGACGCGTGCGCGCGcagagagagaccgagagagatGGCGGATTGGGGGCCGGTGGTCATAGCGGTGGTGCTGTTCATACTGCTGAGCCCGGGGCTACTGTTTCAGCTGCCGGGGAAGATGAAGGCGGTGGAGTTCGGGAACATGCAGACGACCGGGGCCTCCATTCTCGTCCacaccatcatcttcttctgtCTCATCACCATCTTCCTCATCGCCGTCGGCGTCCACATCTACACCGGATAG